TTGGGCGATCACCGGGACCTCAACCCATCGACCATCCACCTCCTCCTTCGAGAAGGCCACCAAGTACTCCCATTTCGAGGGGCATTCCTCCGCCCTCGAGGCGAAGAAGAACTCGCTCGAGCTGGCCTCGCCGACGATTATGCCGACCTCCCTCAGCTCACGGGTATTTGACACGCCTGTATCCCCTCGGATGGATTATGGTCACATTCAACATCCTCTCGAGCGCCGAGCTGTAAAGCCCGTCGACGATATCCCGGCTCAGGCGGACCTCCTCATCCGCCCTCTTGAGCCAAACGTTATAATCCTTCAGGCCCGCGTATCCCCCCATAAGGAGGGCGGCTATCCCGCCCACGTCGGCCTCGGCGGGCCTGATCTCGGAGAAATCCGAGATCCTATGGCTGAGTCCGCAAGCCCAGCTGGGGATATCGACCCTCATGGGCGTATCCCTCGGATCGGGCAGCAAATGGAACGATACGATCGATGGAAGCTCCGGCATTCGGGCCAGTATCCCAATCGCCTCCCTTATGAAGGCTCCCTCATCCTCGGCCTCCAAGATGGCCTCCTTGAAATATCGCCTCGCATAAGCCCTCGGATCCCTGCCTATGAGCTCCATGATTATCGATCCGGGCTTGGAGGCCCCGAGCTCCAGCGGCGCCGTATAACCCGGCGCTTTAGCGAAGCGGCGTATGAGCTGATGATCGGGCCTCGCCGATGCGGCCTCGCGGATGATCCGCTCCACGCCCTCGAGGCGACCCCCATGGGCCATCTTGAGCTTCCTCAGCGCGGAGAACGCTTCCGAGGGGGCTTGGAGGGCCGTTTCGAAGATTGCCCTGAGCTCCACCTTGACCTCCTCCGGGAGTCCATCGAGCCTTCCCAACTCCCATTCGAGGAGCCGCCCGAGCAAATGGTCCCGGAGGAAGCTTGAGCGGCTCTCCTTGCTCACGCCGATCAACAGGATGCGCCTTTCCCGGCAGAGCTCGAAGAGTTCCCAAAGGGTTTTGAAATAATCAAGCATGAAGCCCCTCATGCCCTCGGCCGGTTGATCCCTAGGGAGGTGGAGGAGCCGGCCGTAGAGGGACCCATCCATCAGGACCGGAGCCCCATCGGATAAATCCCCCTCCCTTATGGCCCTGATGGCCGCCTTCAACTCCAGCCATTCCATCTTCCTGCCTATGAAGACGCTGATCTCATGGGGCTTGGCCTTCGAGAAGAACGCGTCGGCCTCGAGCTCCCTGAACCTCCTCCTCCCTAGGACGGCGATGG
This region of Candidatus Bathyarchaeia archaeon genomic DNA includes:
- a CDS encoding DNA double-strand break repair nuclease NurA, which translates into the protein MGPTGSRIAMPQFLDAFIEQISKKRDSLAQKMAVGRASGLDADLERLLLEGWRPLPAHGGPDREVAAVDGSRAIRALTSGAIFYITRAIAVLGRRRFRELEADAFFSKAKPHEISVFIGRKMEWLELKAAIRAIREGDLSDGAPVLMDGSLYGRLLHLPRDQPAEGMRGFMLDYFKTLWELFELCRERRILLIGVSKESRSSFLRDHLLGRLLEWELGRLDGLPEEVKVELRAIFETALQAPSEAFSALRKLKMAHGGRLEGVERIIREAASARPDHQLIRRFAKAPGYTAPLELGASKPGSIIMELIGRDPRAYARRYFKEAILEAEDEGAFIREAIGILARMPELPSIVSFHLLPDPRDTPMRVDIPSWACGLSHRISDFSEIRPAEADVGGIAALLMGGYAGLKDYNVWLKRADEEVRLSRDIVDGLYSSALERMLNVTIIHPRGYRRVKYP